The DNA segment TCAACCATATTGTCGGAGGTAACATCATTTTGACGTACCACACCGGTCAGAATCATTTCATTTTCTTCATCATTGACACGGAAATTTTTATGCGCCGTAATAATCAGGTTGCCATTGGGCAAAATATCCTCGATTCGGGCAGAGACCAGGAACTGAATCACGCCAACACGGGTGGTTGACCCCAAATCATTGGCTTGCATCTGACTTTGCGCTTGGAATTGACCTTGTAACTGGGTACGGCCCGTTTGAAACCCTTGGGGAAAAGACCAACGGTGTTGGTTCTGCAATTGTTTCTGACCGATCAAAGTAGCCTGTTGACTGGCGTTGATTTTTTCCTGAACAGCAACAGTGATAATACCGCCGATGACAAATGTAGGACGACGCTCCGTAAACAAAGTCGCTGTACTGGTGTCATTCCAAATTGAGTCAGCCTGTGCAGGCATGACAACCGCCGCCAGACAAAGACCAGCCACAAGAGCTGTCTGTAAAAATTTAGTTCTCCAGTTCATTGACGAAGGCTTCCTCACTTGTATTACTTAATTTCCAGAGTGACTTCACCCTGGCCTGTTACGCGGGCCTGAACCAGTTTATTGCTGCCAAAGCTCAAAACCCGAACTGAAACCATTTGGTTTCTCAACCCGTTTTCAAGAACCTCTCCCTGAGCCATCAGGCGAAGGTTCTCATTCACAACCACCACTTTCACCTGGGCGCCCTTTAAAACCAAGGGCTGCTGCTCAAGCGCCAAACGATTCAAAACCATTCCTGCTGGAATGTCTCTGTTTACCCGGTAATCGCCCGGATTTTCTAAAACACGGAGATAATTTACAGGCAATTCAGATAGCTTTTTTTTGCTAAACTGAATACTTTGCTCAGAAAGCATCTCCCCTCTTCTGAGCGGCTTTTTAGAGATATACACCTCTGTCCAGCCATCCACTTTCAACTTCACAGGTATCGTCGCCCGATACCGATTTCCATCCATGACCTTCAGCGTTAAAATCGTTTTACCGATTAAATTCTGCAAATCACGCTCGGTCAATTCTACCGATAGATTTTTTCCTACCCGCGCCAGTTTGTCTTCAAGAGAATCGTCATTCCACAAAACCAAAACATTTTGCGGAGCAACCTCATACTGACTTTGTACGGCCTGGCGTAGCCGGTAAATCAGTTCGTCGGTCGAGTTTACACGAACTGGGGAGGCGTTGACAGCGAATGCTATGAGGCAAAATGCCAAATAAACAAAACCTCTGCTGACAAAACCTCCCCTTTCAATCATCCTCTAAAATTAACGAGACAGGTTATTGGCGGTATCCATCATCTTATCAGCCACAGTAATTACTTTTGAATTGGTGTCAAAAGCTTTCTGGGTGGTAATCAGGTCTACCATTTCTGTCACAATCTGAACATTGGAAGACTCCAAGGCCCGACCATGAATCTGTCCAAAACCATTCTGTGCAGGCTGCCCCTGTTCAGGAGAACCGGAAGCACTACTTTCTGCAAACAGGCTGTTTCCACGCGCTTCCAAGCCAGCGGGGTTGGGGAAACGTGTCAGCGTAATATTCCCCAATTGAGACAGCAGACCGGTACCAGGCTGAGTAGCCCAGAACACGCCTGTGCGATCAATGTGGAAATCAGTTGTACCAGGAGGAATGGTGATATTGGGATCCAGGGTATAGCCGTCGGCATTCACTACCTGGCCGTTATTGTTCAACTTAAACAGACCTTTACGGGTATAAAAGCGCTGACCTGAAATAGGATCCAGAACTGAGAAGAAGCCAATACCATCAATGGCCCAATCCAGATTATTATTTGTAGACTGAAGCGAGCCTTGCTGATGAACCACATTGGTACCGGCAATACGTGAACCCAAGCCATAGTGAATCCCTGACGGATTGTCTACGCTGCCTGGGCGACGGTAGTACTGATACAGAAGATCCGTGAATTCAGCATCTGAGCGCTTGAACCCTTCGGTTTGGGTATTGGAGAGATTGTTCGCGATGACGTCAATTTTAAACTTCAGCGCTTCCATCCCAGTTGCAGCAGTCCAGAGTGCATGCATATTTTTACTAACTCCTCCTAAGTCCTGTTTAAAAGTTTATTTAATTGTAACAGTTCTATTGCATTCTGCCCATTTCATTAATGGACTTATCGAGAATTTTATCCTCGGCTGCAATCACTTTTTGAGACATATCGTAGTCTTTAGAGGTCATCATTAACATGACCATTTCATTTACAATATCGACATTTGAACTTTCGAGATACCCTTGCTTGATCAGAAAGGGAGACTCGTTGGTAGGGTTGGCATTGACCGCAGGATTAGGTTGCAGTGCCTGCATAAGACGGTTGTCTGTCGGCATATCCACACCGTATTTTTTCAAGAGTTCAAAAACCTGGCTGCGATCATCGGCTTGGGTAGGCTCGTCGGTCCATTCAACCATTTTGATTTGGGCACGCACAGGCCGGGCATTGGCTGCCCCTTTTTCACGGCGATCGTAAATCCGACCGAAGCGATCGATTTCAATCGCAGAGTCATTCATGCTGGCCTGACTTTGTGTGCGTTGTGCCCCCTGATTAAGGGGTTGGTCTGTCAAAACAATGCGCTTGTCATTGATATCAAGCACATAGTCTCCGTTGATATTGACCAGTTCATTCTTGTCATTCAACAAGAAATGGCCATTGCGGGAAATGGTATAGCGCTTGGGAGCGTTCAGATCCACATTGCCTTGGGCATCGCGGGGAGGCTTCACTTCAAACTGGAAATAAGCTTTTTCGCCCATAATGGCAAGATCAAGTGCGCCACCTGTTGTTTTCAGTGTTCCTTGGGATTGCTTGACGCCAGCGTCATCAATATAAGAACCCTGCGCCAAAGGAGCCTTGGTACGGCCATCTGACATATCTACCAAGACATCTTCAAAACTATGCACAGCATAGGTTTTTTTCTTGTATCCCGTGGTTTGGGAGTTGGCCACATTCTGAGCAAAAAGATTCATTTTTTGCATCGAAGTTTCCATATTGCTTGCGGCGGTGTAAATACCCCTTAACATCTGCTCTAAAACTCCTCCAATACCATTTCAATTTGTTTTTTATGCGCCTGATCCAGGCTGTAGACAAAAACCAAAACTTCAGCTACAGCCTTATACAATTCGGGCGGAACCAAACTGCCCAATTCAAGTTGCCCCAAAGCTTTCGCCAAGGAAGGGTCGTGATACACAGGCACCTCATGCTCCTGAGCGACACGCACGATTTCTTCTGCAACCTCACCGGTTCCGGTGGCAACAACCTCAGGCGCACTTGACGCTTGAAGGTCATACTTCAAAGCCGTTGCTTGTTTTGAATTCTGTTCTGGCATTTCTGCCGGATGTGGATCACGATTCATCCACTATCTCCATCTTCAAGTGTTTAGCGTAACAAATCTGTAGCACTTCATACAAGTCCTTGAAACATTACTTAAACTGATACGTCAACTGAGAGGTCATCATCTTTACGACGGCGACGACCACCGCCCTTACGCAAAGACTGACGGGAAT comes from the bacterium (Candidatus Blackallbacteria) CG13_big_fil_rev_8_21_14_2_50_49_14 genome and includes:
- the flgA gene encoding flagella basal body P-ring formation protein FlgA, whose amino-acid sequence is MIERGGFVSRGFVYLAFCLIAFAVNASPVRVNSTDELIYRLRQAVQSQYEVAPQNVLVLWNDDSLEDKLARVGKNLSVELTERDLQNLIGKTILTLKVMDGNRYRATIPVKLKVDGWTEVYISKKPLRRGEMLSEQSIQFSKKKLSELPVNYLRVLENPGDYRVNRDIPAGMVLNRLALEQQPLVLKGAQVKVVVVNENLRLMAQGEVLENGLRNQMVSVRVLSFGSNKLVQARVTGQGEVTLEIK
- the flgG gene encoding flagellar basal-body rod protein FlgG translates to MHALWTAATGMEALKFKIDVIANNLSNTQTEGFKRSDAEFTDLLYQYYRRPGSVDNPSGIHYGLGSRIAGTNVVHQQGSLQSTNNNLDWAIDGIGFFSVLDPISGQRFYTRKGLFKLNNNGQVVNADGYTLDPNITIPPGTTDFHIDRTGVFWATQPGTGLLSQLGNITLTRFPNPAGLEARGNSLFAESSASGSPEQGQPAQNGFGQIHGRALESSNVQIVTEMVDLITTQKAFDTNSKVITVADKMMDTANNLSR